GTCCATGGTTCGACCGTAGGGAGGCCGGTTGGACAGGTTCCAAGAATGACGTGAATGTGCGGTTAACTGCGTGACAAGAGCTGTCGATTCCGTTCGAAGCAGTGGACCCCCGGTACGTCCTCCGCGGAAAGGGTATCTTTGGCGAAGGGGGGCCGTGCCGGTCAAGTCCTACACCGGTGTCCGGGTTTGTCCGCGGCCAGGCCGAGCAGCACGCCACCGATGTCAGAGCCCGACGGTAATGTCGCCGTCATCATGACTGAGGAGAGTGACTGGTGAGCAACGCCGGTGAATGGACTGCCACGCTCAAGGCATTCCACGAGAAGCAGCTGGACCGTCCCCGCCGTGTGTACCGGCTCGGCAAGACAAAGGTGCTCTTTTCGCGTGGCCATGCCGCCTGCACCGTGGGTGCAGCTGTTGTGGCGTCATGGCTGGACTTTCCAACCTGGACGTTCTGGATTGCCATCGCCATCGGGTATTTCGGCGGCAAGTACCTCTTCCCGGTCCCTCGCAGCAGCGTGGCGAGCCGCTACGGCTTCAGGCCGGTGGCCCGGAAAAGTCCCGGCGAACTGGACTACATGACGCCGGAGGAGATCCGGGCTTACCAGTACAACGTCCAGTTCATCCAGAAGGGCGTCACCCCCTTGGAGTTGGGGACCGAAGAGGCCCTTGGCCGGCAGTCTGAGGGAGCCCGGGCAGTGTCCCGGGCCGCAGGCACGGACGCCGGGATGTTGGCGCACTTGTCCCTCGCCGATGTCCACGAATACGGGCGGACCGCCGACCGCCACGATCTGCTGAAGCGGCGGTGGCTCACCTATGAGGTGGACCCGCAGTTGCAGTTCGATTTTCCCGCCATGTCCGATGTCTCCTTGCCGGCCACCGCGGCCATGATCCGGGCCATGCACAATGCCGATTACGAGAGGGCCATAGGCAATGGGGCCGCTTACAGGCTGGCTGTGGACAGGTTTTCGCAGACCCTGGCTGAGGCGGAACGGGCAGCCGGCGTTCCGTAGAAGTGGCGTGTGCCCGCAGGGTGAAAGAACCGGACACCGGGCCCCGGCCGGCTTACCCGCCCAGGGTATCGAAGGCCTCGTACCTGGCCTTGCCGCCATGCTTCGCGCGGTACATCGCCGAATCCGCCTGCCGCAGCAGTTCCCTGACGTCCGCGGTCTCCGGTGTCCGCTGTGCGGCACCGATGCTCAGCGAGACGCGCAGCGGCCGGCCGCCGATCACAAACGGCTCGCTCAGTGCCTCGTAGATGCGTTCGGCGACGGGCCCCGTTGTGGGAGTGCCGTCGTCGTTATCCATCACGACGACGGCGAACTCGTCACCTCCCAGCCGGGCCACCAGGTCCCCGCTGCGGACGCTGGAACGGATCCGCTCGGCCAGCTGGACCAGCAGCGCATCGCCGCCCTCGTGGCCCAGCGAATCGTTGACGTCTTTGAAGTCATCGATGTCGATGAAAAGCAGGCCCTCATTCCGCGTCCGGGCCTGCTTGTCCTGGCTGAATGACGCCGCCAGCCGCTCGGTGAGGGCCGCCCGGTTGGCGAGCCCGGTGAGGTCATCGTGCGTGGCACGGTAGGTCAGTATTTCGTGGCTGTCCTGGAGCGCGGCGGCCATCCCGTTGAACGCCACCGCCACTTCGCCGAGCTCGTCCCGGCGGGCCACGGACAGGCGGTGGCTGTAGTCTCCCGCCTCCAGGTTCCGGACCCCGCGGTGCAGGCTGTTGAGCGGACGGATGAGGTCCTTGACCATCCGACGGCGGAGGTAGAGTGTGCCGCCCACCGCCACCAACAGGAGCACCCACCTGGCCACGAACAGCAGGTCCTCGAAGAAGCTCGTGTCCACCAGCCCCCGGTCCAGTCCGTCCACCGACGACGCCTGGATGGCGGCCAGCTGCCGGCGAACGTTCGTACTCGCTTCCATCAGGGCGGTCGCATCGGCCACGTGGTTTCCCGTCAGCCCCGGTGCCTGCGCGCCCCGGAGACCGCTTTGCTCGAGGCTTGCTTGCCAGTCCTGGTGTGCCTTCTCCAGCGCGGCGGTCCGGCTTGTGTTCCCGACGCCGACGGCGGCGGCTGCTTTGAACAGCGCCTCTACGTCTTCCTGCGCACCGGCGAAGGCGGTTCCGTCCACGGGCTTTGCCTCGATCAGACAGTGTCCCAGTTGCTCGTGAACTTCAAGGGCGGCTGTCAGTTGGTCGACGCTGCCGTACTCCGCCTTCAGGCGCCCGGCGGCACCCTGCATCTCGTTGACCACCAGCCGGACACCGGCAATGGTGACCACGGCGCCGATCAGCAAGGCCACCAGCATGTACGTGAACGCCCGGGACCATTCGCGCTGCAGGCTGTACGAGCGCGTGGTGGGGGCGTTATTCATGGGCGTCCTCAGGCCGGGGAAGGTAATGACCAAGTTACACGGCGCACACCAGGCACAGGGGTTTGTTTCTTTGGCATCTGCGCCACACGGCTGCGGGGTGGCCAGCAGAACAGCCGACCACCCCGCAGCCGTCATTCACCTGGAAGACGGGACAGTTTCCAGGTCTTCGACGTCGTTGTCAGAGCCGTTGTCCGAAACATCGACGATGCCTGCTTCATCCTTCGCGCCGCCAGATTCGCGCTGGGAATAGAGCCAGATGGGGATGTAGAGGGACAGGACGAGGAATCCGAGCCAGGTGGAGGCCCAACCGATTTCCTGGCTGTTCAGGTAGACCACACCCACCAGGCACAGCGGCAGATTGAACAACCCGAAGATCAGCGCGACGTTCTTCCAGCCCTTGGGGGCCTTGAACGGCCTTTCAAGAGTGGCGAAAGCCGGGTGCTTCTTGGCCCTGACATAGGCGAACAGGCTGATGCCGTTGGCACAGGTGTAGCCGATTGCGGCGGCCGCCAGGATCGCGGCGAGGGAACCCATGGAAATCAGGACCATATTGAAGGCGGCCGTCACAAGCAAGGCAACGAATGGAGTTCCGTGCCGGTTCGTCTTGCCGAACACCCGGGGCAGGTTGCCTTCCGTCGTCATCGAGTGCAGGGCACGGGACGAACCAAGGTAAGCGGTCTGGATGATCAGGATCATGGCGGCGATCAGCATGATGATCGTAATGACTGAGCCGGCTTCACCGAACACGGCCTGTGCCACCGGAATCAGGGGTGAGAGAGGCTCGGCCATCACACCGTCAACACCCAGCACGCCGATCACGGCAGTTTGAACAAGTACATAAGAAAGGAAACAGATGGCGCCGCAGGCAAACAGCGCCTTCGGGACGTCCTTGGACGGGTTTTTGTATTCGGGCGCGTAAATTGCTGCGGTTTCCCAGCCACAGGCACTCCACTGGGCAATCGCGAAGATGCCAAAGAGGATCAGAACGTGGTGCATGTCCCAGGCCCAGTCAGCCGGCCACCAGTTGCCCGTGATGTTGGCCATGTCAACGTGCCCGGTAGCGAAAGGCGCCGCGGTCAGGATTACCAGCGGAATCAGCGAGACCGCCGCCAGGATGTACCCCAGGATGGCGCCGTCCTTCAGTCCGAACCAGTTCACGATGAAGAGTCCGCTGAAGATCACCAGACCTGACATCAAGGAGAGCTGATATTCGGTGAAGGTTTCTGCCAACACCGGAAACAGTCCGTGAAGGTAGCCGCCCACCAGGATGGAAAAGATGGCCAGGACCGGATTCCAGGCAAACCAGTAGCTCCACGCGGAGAAGCCGCCGATCAGCTTGCCCTTGTCGTACTTGCCTTTGTAGTTCTCGGTGCGAAACACATGCTGGGCGAAACCGGGCAGGCCGGAGGCCTTGGGAAAGGTGGTGGCCAGTTCCGCATAGGCGGCGTTCTGGATAAACCCCTGGATGACCGACAGCCCCCATACGAGGATGGCGGCGGCAGCCATGTACATGGGCAGATAGCCGAGAGACGGCAGAATCAACAACGGCACACCCAGCGCAATGGCCAACCCCTGTTTCCAGTTGATGGACCTTTCCAGGTGGCCAATGCCATCCGAAATGTTTTTACTCATAACAGTCTCCTTAGACGACAAAGTCGCCTGATCTGTGAGGATGAATTAAGAGGTCTTGAATATTGCGGTGCCCGTGCCAATAGTGCTGGATAGGGCGCAATATGACAGCTCAAAAGGGCAAGACATGATTAGTCAGGATTATTCAAGACGGACGCCAATCAATGGCAGCTCTCCGCCATTTAGAGGGAGGCACCATACGGCATCTTGAGAGTACGGAGGCACGCCAAAGATTGATATATCTGTTAGCTGTTATCCGCTCGACAAGGCCCTGCGGCTGCGGTCTGCAGTATCAGGTCCTACGGCCGGTAAAAGTTTGAAGGTGGTACATAAAGGCTGGTGCTTTGGCCGCAAAGCGCGGGCGATCCGCGAAAATGTAGGAATGCTTAGTGGGCAAACAAGTGCAGCGGACCAACCGAGGGCATGAGGGCCGGCGCCCGTCAGGGAGAAGCCGTTGCCTGGCCTGGAGCGACCGCGGAGGAAACTGAAGCCTAGAGTTCGTAGTACCGGAATGAGTGCGACACTGCACCCTCCGGGTTGGGGCCGTAAATCGTCACCATGCGTGCATAGACAGGTGCCCAGTAGCGGCCCAGCTGTCCGGGGTTGACGCGAGCTGAATCCCCGGGTTTAAGGACGACAGTTTTGCCTTCACTTTCGATGAAAAGTTCGCCTTCCACAACGAAATTTGTCTCGGAGTGCGGGTGAAAGTCCTCCCATCCGCAGGCTTCCAGTTCCCATTCCGAGAGCCGGAAGTCATCCCATGGTCCGTCGGGATTAGCGTTGATGAATCTGCAGCGCAGTCGCGGCCATTCGTCCTTCATGACCGTCATGGACTGCATTGACCAGAAGTCGATCTGTTCGCCCGTCGTCACTGACGGGAGCTGGGTGGTGGCTGTGGCCATAATCTTTCACCGTTCTTCAAAGGGAAGCCTGCTGAGGGAACTTCGGTGAATCCAAAAGCTGGTGAATCAACGTGATGTGAGTCACGGATTTGAATACTTTGACATTGACAAGCGTCCCAGTCAAGGGTCCATGAGAAGAATATTGACGTTGCCAAGTCTCTGATCTGAGTGTTAGTTCTCAAAAAAATAATCCCGCAAATCTTCTCCTGAACGATTGACTTGTACGAGTGTTCATGTGAAAGTCGGTAAACGATCATAAGTGATTCACTTCACACTGGTTCGGCTCAAAGAGGAGCCAGGCCGGTCCGTTGAGAATCGAAAATGTCGGATTTGCAGCCTTTCCTCCCGGAGCCATATCCCGGTTTCAGAGGTGACCTTCAACGCAGCCCCCTTATGCGCCAAAAGCGCAATCCTCTATGGCCATTTACGCCCCCCAAAAAGAGTTCTGAGGAACTCTTCACCCACTTCACAGGAGACACCATGGAAACCACTCTCGTAGGAACCCTGAGCAAGGCCGGATCCATCCACAAGGTTGAAAACGGCTTCACCGGACTTCCCTCGATGAATGAGCCGGGAACGGACGCCGCGATCGGCGACTCCCTGCACAACCCCGAAGGATCCGTCATGTGCGCCGGCTTCTTCGAACTGAAGGCGTCCGAGCCCCTGGTGTACACGTACACCTATGACGAGATGAAGGTTGTCATCAAGGGCGAATTCATCCTCACGGACCAGAGCACCGGCGAAGTCACGCACGCGAAAGAACGCGACGTGCTGTTCTTCCCCAAGGGCACCACCGTGAAGTTTGAGACCCCCGAATACGCCCTCGGGTTCTTCGTAGGGGACCGCACTTTCGAGCCCTAAGATCCTCCGGCGCGGTCGCGGGACGGCAGTTGCCGCCCGCGACAAGCGAAGAGCGTTATGGACAGGCAGTAAAGCTCCCAATGCCGCACAGCAGCGGCCCAATGACTATCAGAAGAGGAAGCAAACATGGCACTTCGAGTTGGAATCATCGGTGCTGGCCCCAGCGGCATGGCACAACTGCGGGCCTTCGAATCAGCACGCCAAAAAGGGGCGGAAATACCTGAAATCATCTGCTTTGAAAAGCAGGACGAATGGGGCGGCCAGTGGAACAACAGCTGGCGAATTGGGCTGGATGCCCATGGCGAACCGGTTCACTCCAGCATGTACCGCCATCTTTGGTCCAACGGCCCCAAGGAATGCCTGGAGTTCTCGGACTACTCGTTTGACGAGCACTTCGGCCGGCCGATCTCCTCCTTCCCGCCTCGAGAAGTCCTCTTCGACTACATCAAGGGCCGCGTGGAGAAGTCCGATGTCCGCAAGTACGTCCGCTTCAACAGCGTGGCCCGGCACACCAGCTACAACGAGGGCACGCAGGAATTCACCCTGACAGTGGAGGACCTCAAAACCAACATCACGGAAACCTACGTGTTCGACAAGCTGGTTATTGCCACCGGACACTTCTCCGTCCCGTCAGTCCCGGAGTTCAAAGGCATCAAATCGTTTCCCGGTGAAGTTCTGCACGCCCACGATTTCCGCGGGGCCGAGCGCTTCTATGGCAAGAATCTGCTGATGATCGGCAGCAGCTACTCCGCAGAAGATATTGGCATGCAGTCCCACAAGATGGGGGCGGCCTCCATCACGCTCAGCTACCGCACCACCCCGATGGCCTATGAGTGGCCGGAGAACACGGTGGAGCGCCCGCTCGTGACCCATTTCACCGGCCCCACCGCACACTTCAGCGATGGCACCCAGGACGACTTTGACGCCGTCGTACTTTGCACTGGCTACCAGCACAAGTATCCGTACCTGCCCAGCGAGTTGTCCCTGAAATCGCCGAACGTCCTTTACCCGGGCAACCTCTACAAGGGAGTGGTGTGGCAGCAGAACACCAACCTCTTCTACCTGGGTGCACAGGACCAGTACTACACCTTCAACATGTTTGACGCTCAGGCCTGGTTTGCCCGCGACGTGATGACCGGCGTGATTGAACTGCCGCCCTTGGCCGAGCGTGAGGCGGACATCCAGTCCTGGCTTGAACGCCAGGCCGCGCTGTCCGATCACGATGCCGAGGCGGACTTCCAGACCGACTACCTGCGGGAGCTCATCGACGCCACGGACTACCCGCCCTTCGACCTGGACGCCGTCTGCCAGCTGTTCAAGGACTGGATGCACCACAAGGAAACTGACATCCTGGGCTACCGCGACATGCTCCACCGTTCCGTGGTCACGGGCACCATGGCCACCAAGCACCACACCCGCTGGCTCAACGCCATGGATGACTCCATGAACCGGTACCTGAACGGTCCATCACAGGATGTGGACACCGGCTCGCCTGCGGCGGTGGACGAGATCCTGGCCACGACGTAGCTCAGGGATTTTGGCGATCGGGACCGTATCCCGGCTGTTTCTTGGCAGCCGGGATACGGTCTTCGGCGGTGACCGTGGCGAGGGGAGAATGATCTATGCGGGTATCAGCTTCGGAACGAAAAGAACAACTGATTGCGGCCACGATTGAAATCAT
The window above is part of the Pseudarthrobacter sp. IC2-21 genome. Proteins encoded here:
- a CDS encoding cupin domain-containing protein; this translates as MATATTQLPSVTTGEQIDFWSMQSMTVMKDEWPRLRCRFINANPDGPWDDFRLSEWELEACGWEDFHPHSETNFVVEGELFIESEGKTVVLKPGDSARVNPGQLGRYWAPVYARMVTIYGPNPEGAVSHSFRYYEL
- a CDS encoding NAD(P)/FAD-dependent oxidoreductase, which translates into the protein MALRVGIIGAGPSGMAQLRAFESARQKGAEIPEIICFEKQDEWGGQWNNSWRIGLDAHGEPVHSSMYRHLWSNGPKECLEFSDYSFDEHFGRPISSFPPREVLFDYIKGRVEKSDVRKYVRFNSVARHTSYNEGTQEFTLTVEDLKTNITETYVFDKLVIATGHFSVPSVPEFKGIKSFPGEVLHAHDFRGAERFYGKNLLMIGSSYSAEDIGMQSHKMGAASITLSYRTTPMAYEWPENTVERPLVTHFTGPTAHFSDGTQDDFDAVVLCTGYQHKYPYLPSELSLKSPNVLYPGNLYKGVVWQQNTNLFYLGAQDQYYTFNMFDAQAWFARDVMTGVIELPPLAEREADIQSWLERQAALSDHDAEADFQTDYLRELIDATDYPPFDLDAVCQLFKDWMHHKETDILGYRDMLHRSVVTGTMATKHHTRWLNAMDDSMNRYLNGPSQDVDTGSPAAVDEILATT
- a CDS encoding diguanylate cyclase domain-containing protein, with the protein product MNNAPTTRSYSLQREWSRAFTYMLVALLIGAVVTIAGVRLVVNEMQGAAGRLKAEYGSVDQLTAALEVHEQLGHCLIEAKPVDGTAFAGAQEDVEALFKAAAAVGVGNTSRTAALEKAHQDWQASLEQSGLRGAQAPGLTGNHVADATALMEASTNVRRQLAAIQASSVDGLDRGLVDTSFFEDLLFVARWVLLLVAVGGTLYLRRRMVKDLIRPLNSLHRGVRNLEAGDYSHRLSVARRDELGEVAVAFNGMAAALQDSHEILTYRATHDDLTGLANRAALTERLAASFSQDKQARTRNEGLLFIDIDDFKDVNDSLGHEGGDALLVQLAERIRSSVRSGDLVARLGGDEFAVVVMDNDDGTPTTGPVAERIYEALSEPFVIGGRPLRVSLSIGAAQRTPETADVRELLRQADSAMYRAKHGGKARYEAFDTLGG
- a CDS encoding APC family permease gives rise to the protein MSKNISDGIGHLERSINWKQGLAIALGVPLLILPSLGYLPMYMAAAAILVWGLSVIQGFIQNAAYAELATTFPKASGLPGFAQHVFRTENYKGKYDKGKLIGGFSAWSYWFAWNPVLAIFSILVGGYLHGLFPVLAETFTEYQLSLMSGLVIFSGLFIVNWFGLKDGAILGYILAAVSLIPLVILTAAPFATGHVDMANITGNWWPADWAWDMHHVLILFGIFAIAQWSACGWETAAIYAPEYKNPSKDVPKALFACGAICFLSYVLVQTAVIGVLGVDGVMAEPLSPLIPVAQAVFGEAGSVITIIMLIAAMILIIQTAYLGSSRALHSMTTEGNLPRVFGKTNRHGTPFVALLVTAAFNMVLISMGSLAAILAAAAIGYTCANGISLFAYVRAKKHPAFATLERPFKAPKGWKNVALIFGLFNLPLCLVGVVYLNSQEIGWASTWLGFLVLSLYIPIWLYSQRESGGAKDEAGIVDVSDNGSDNDVEDLETVPSSR
- a CDS encoding cupin domain-containing protein; its protein translation is METTLVGTLSKAGSIHKVENGFTGLPSMNEPGTDAAIGDSLHNPEGSVMCAGFFELKASEPLVYTYTYDEMKVVIKGEFILTDQSTGEVTHAKERDVLFFPKGTTVKFETPEYALGFFVGDRTFEP